One bacterium genomic region harbors:
- a CDS encoding TetR/AcrR family transcriptional regulator, translated as MKTGSQESRKPGKPEQTTGTRARILDAAEIRLLAMGPAGLVLEAVASDAGISKGGLLYHFPSKDALVTGLTERMLDVFDAALDQLIAAEGGTPGAGTRAYLATTVRLDGEPADSSAQLMAAILAAIGRDSPQLEMVRERFEEWHQRLQSDGLDPTTAALVRLAADGLWLSALLGLPRLDPDLHVQVYMALLDLTQLGKSSAGNA; from the coding sequence ATGAAAACCGGATCCCAAGAGTCCCGCAAGCCCGGCAAGCCCGAGCAGACGACGGGAACTCGCGCTCGCATCCTCGACGCAGCTGAAATCCGACTGCTGGCCATGGGACCGGCGGGCCTCGTGCTGGAAGCCGTGGCCAGCGATGCCGGGATCAGCAAGGGCGGGTTGCTCTATCACTTTCCTTCCAAGGACGCGCTGGTCACGGGCCTGACCGAGCGCATGCTCGACGTCTTCGACGCCGCTCTCGATCAACTGATCGCCGCCGAGGGAGGCACTCCCGGCGCGGGCACGAGGGCTTATCTGGCGACCACCGTCCGACTGGACGGCGAACCGGCCGATAGCTCCGCCCAGTTGATGGCCGCGATCCTGGCCGCCATCGGCCGCGACTCCCCACAACTCGAAATGGTGCGCGAGCGTTTCGAGGAGTGGCACCAGCGCTTGCAATCCGACGGTCTGGATCCCACGACGGCGGCTCTGGTGCGACTCGCTGCGGATGGACTGTGGCTGTCGGCTCTCCTCGGGCTGCCCCGACTAGATCCGGACCTGCACGTTCAGGTGTACATGGCCCTGCTCGATCTTACGCAGCTGGGAAAGTCGAGCGCCGGAAACGCTTGA
- a CDS encoding phosphodiesterase, producing MEEFLTWSLRAAALVTLVAVPAYAARVRSRAFGIFGLVILATSLPGLLLMDYRLRGLLGPVPGWILTSVLVYGLLAAAIHLASLVTARLRPHAFRWAISIPGQAFLAAGFVSGAWLLLLLPLRALLGGLGFDASVEALRWADWFPFVLASASLVTSTRPVDELVRVRLGTDGPDRVHRVPLERYRRRQPERLENRPLRIAQIADPHLGPWQPIRKLRRRIDELIDRDPDLVLLTGDFLTMEGQETPGALEQALDPLRRLPGRCFAIFGNHDHESPDEVRKALAGAGVRLLIDEEVVAQTPVGSVQIVGADYVGRGRKEHIQGLLRRHARREDHVRILLLHDPLGFQHVPKGDVDLTLSGHTHGGQVGLVSLGLNWTVLSRSRWPDHGLFGHGSNRLYVHRGTGFYGFPLRIGVPGEASLLELVTD from the coding sequence ATGGAAGAGTTTCTGACCTGGAGCCTCCGCGCAGCGGCACTCGTGACGCTGGTGGCGGTTCCCGCCTATGCTGCCCGGGTTCGCAGCCGTGCGTTCGGCATCTTCGGGCTCGTGATCCTGGCGACATCCCTACCCGGGTTGCTGCTCATGGACTATCGACTGCGCGGTCTGCTGGGGCCCGTTCCGGGCTGGATTCTGACCTCGGTGCTCGTCTACGGCCTGCTGGCAGCGGCGATCCACCTGGCCTCCCTGGTGACGGCCCGCCTGAGGCCTCATGCGTTCCGATGGGCAATCAGCATCCCGGGGCAGGCCTTCCTGGCGGCCGGCTTCGTTTCGGGGGCCTGGCTGCTTCTGCTGCTGCCGCTTCGGGCGCTGCTGGGCGGGCTCGGATTCGATGCAAGCGTGGAAGCGCTGCGCTGGGCGGATTGGTTCCCCTTTGTGCTGGCGAGCGCATCGCTGGTGACCTCCACGCGTCCGGTCGACGAGCTGGTCCGCGTTCGGCTCGGTACGGATGGTCCCGATCGTGTCCATCGCGTGCCGCTCGAACGCTATCGCCGGCGTCAACCGGAGAGGCTCGAGAACAGGCCGTTGCGCATCGCACAAATTGCCGATCCCCATCTCGGCCCGTGGCAGCCGATCCGCAAGCTGCGGCGTCGCATCGACGAGCTGATCGATCGGGATCCAGACCTGGTGCTGCTGACGGGCGATTTCTTGACGATGGAAGGGCAGGAGACGCCCGGTGCTCTGGAACAGGCTCTGGATCCACTGCGGCGTCTTCCGGGCCGATGTTTTGCGATCTTCGGGAATCACGATCACGAGTCTCCCGACGAAGTCCGGAAGGCACTGGCCGGGGCCGGTGTGCGCCTCCTGATCGATGAAGAGGTCGTGGCTCAAACGCCCGTCGGTTCGGTTCAGATCGTGGGCGCGGATTACGTGGGTCGGGGTCGCAAAGAGCACATCCAGGGATTATTGCGACGCCATGCGCGTCGCGAAGATCACGTGCGCATCCTGCTGCTCCACGATCCTCTGGGCTTCCAGCACGTTCCCAAAGGCGATGTCGACCTGACGCTCTCGGGTCATACTCACGGAGGCCAGGTGGGCCTGGTCAGTCTGGGTCTGAACTGGACGGTTTTATCGCGTTCGCGCTGGCCGGATCACGGATTGTTTGGCCACGGCAGCAACCGGCTCTATGTTCACAGGGGTACGGGCTTCTACGGGTTCCCGCTGCGCATCGGCGTTCCCGGAGAGGCGTCGTTGCTGGAACTGGTAACCGACTAG
- a CDS encoding alpha/beta hydrolase, whose protein sequence is MPGALRSALALAALRLPENLAQIVLLGRRKTLGWRVMDAKAQLVGQAINAVRVPGELPSVHDSREQMRAMTARLDRPHPKLAHKENRSIPGPEGDIAVRVYKPRDAAPRLPVLCYFHGGGWVQGDLDTHDGVCGKLAAWGQCLVVSVDYRLAPEHKFPAAVDDAIAAYKWLVQNANQFGGNPERVGVAGDSAGGNLSAALCQAIAEQGGRGPRCQVLIYPALDFRLNTQSHDELRDAYVIPRERIVWYTEMYLKDPSQSRHVRASPLLALDLRGQPPAYIVTCGFDPLRDEGASYSEKLRAAGVEVRHREFEGQIHAFVSLTRAIPQGEVCLREIGEYLQANL, encoded by the coding sequence ATGCCAGGAGCGCTTCGATCCGCACTTGCCCTGGCGGCTCTGCGCCTGCCCGAGAACCTGGCCCAGATCGTCTTGCTGGGTCGCCGCAAGACACTCGGCTGGCGCGTGATGGACGCCAAGGCCCAGCTCGTGGGACAGGCCATCAATGCCGTTCGTGTGCCGGGTGAACTTCCATCCGTGCACGACTCCCGCGAGCAGATGCGCGCGATGACCGCGCGACTGGACCGCCCGCACCCGAAACTCGCTCACAAGGAGAACCGCAGTATTCCCGGGCCCGAAGGGGATATCGCCGTGCGGGTCTACAAGCCACGAGACGCGGCACCGCGCCTTCCCGTGCTCTGCTATTTCCACGGGGGTGGGTGGGTGCAGGGCGATCTCGATACACATGACGGTGTGTGTGGAAAGCTGGCCGCCTGGGGCCAGTGCCTGGTCGTCTCGGTCGATTACCGACTTGCGCCCGAACACAAGTTTCCCGCCGCCGTCGATGATGCGATCGCAGCGTACAAGTGGCTGGTGCAGAACGCGAATCAGTTCGGAGGCAATCCGGAGCGGGTTGGCGTGGCCGGTGATAGCGCCGGTGGAAACCTATCGGCAGCACTGTGTCAGGCTATTGCGGAGCAGGGCGGACGGGGCCCGCGCTGCCAGGTTCTGATCTATCCGGCCCTGGACTTCCGCCTCAACACACAGTCCCACGATGAACTTCGGGACGCGTACGTGATTCCACGGGAGCGTATCGTCTGGTACACCGAGATGTATCTGAAGGATCCCTCGCAGAGTCGCCACGTTCGGGCATCGCCTCTGCTCGCACTCGATCTCCGCGGTCAGCCACCGGCCTATATCGTTACTTGCGGTTTCGACCCACTGCGTGACGAGGGGGCCTCCTATTCCGAGAAGCTGCGCGCGGCCGGTGTCGAAGTTCGACACCGCGAATTCGAGGGCCAGATCCACGCATTCGTTTCGTTGACGCGGGCGATCCCGCAGGGCGAGGTCTGCCTGCGCGAGATTGGCGAATACCTGCAGGCCAATCTCTAA
- a CDS encoding amidase: MHELLGLTLLELRARLRDRRSSPVELMEAALKRIEETRETYNAVVAVRDRDELMSEAREAEARIVRGEARPLEGIPLGVKDLENVAGMVTSMGSRLFKDNVAQRDDVHVERLRAAGAIPMAKTNAPEFGPTAITKNLLHGVTRNPWNLDRTPGGSSGGSAAALAGGVLPLVTASDGGGSVRIPASWTGAFGLKPSHGRVPIGPSPAWDASMMGVYGPLTRSVDDAALYLDQVVGATPHDPVALPHPGYSYLDRLREEEPRGLRIAYSPDFGRILVQNDVASAVEEGVKVFEKLGHSVEQIEGGPPPLAEEWNQLAGWGLAGRLRDFLPERENEIQRYLSHLIEQGRALTPEVSARINETRAQVRDWATSVFENFDLLITPTLPYDPPPARGPFPTVTNGQPQDPMAAGGFTQPFNLAWHPAATLRAGLSRADLPIGMQIVASHHRDDLVLAISKVFERERPWNDIWPV; this comes from the coding sequence ATGCACGAGCTTCTGGGTCTGACACTGCTCGAGCTCAGGGCTCGACTGCGCGATCGCCGTTCTTCTCCAGTCGAACTCATGGAAGCGGCGCTGAAGCGCATCGAGGAGACGCGCGAAACCTACAACGCCGTAGTGGCCGTTCGCGATCGCGACGAACTCATGAGCGAAGCGCGTGAGGCAGAGGCGCGCATTGTGCGCGGCGAGGCTCGACCGCTCGAGGGCATTCCTCTGGGCGTCAAGGATCTGGAAAACGTGGCCGGAATGGTCACGAGCATGGGGTCCCGCCTGTTCAAGGACAATGTGGCCCAACGCGACGACGTTCACGTGGAGCGATTGCGTGCAGCGGGCGCGATCCCCATGGCGAAGACCAATGCGCCGGAGTTCGGCCCAACGGCCATCACGAAGAATCTCTTGCACGGTGTGACGCGCAATCCCTGGAACCTCGACCGGACACCCGGCGGTTCGAGCGGCGGCTCGGCCGCGGCGCTTGCGGGTGGCGTTCTGCCGCTGGTCACTGCGAGCGACGGCGGCGGATCGGTTCGAATTCCCGCTTCGTGGACCGGTGCGTTCGGTCTCAAGCCTTCGCACGGTCGTGTGCCGATCGGTCCTAGCCCTGCGTGGGACGCGTCGATGATGGGTGTCTATGGTCCGCTGACCCGCAGTGTCGACGATGCGGCTCTGTATCTCGATCAGGTCGTTGGTGCCACACCACACGATCCGGTCGCGCTGCCGCATCCGGGCTACTCGTATCTCGACAGATTGCGCGAAGAGGAGCCCAGGGGATTGCGCATCGCGTACTCGCCCGACTTCGGGCGCATCCTGGTGCAGAACGATGTCGCGAGTGCGGTCGAAGAAGGTGTGAAGGTCTTTGAGAAGCTCGGCCATTCCGTGGAGCAGATCGAAGGCGGGCCGCCGCCACTGGCCGAGGAGTGGAACCAACTCGCGGGCTGGGGGCTCGCGGGACGCCTGCGCGATTTCCTTCCCGAACGCGAAAACGAGATCCAGCGCTATCTATCGCATCTGATCGAGCAGGGGAGGGCCCTCACGCCCGAAGTTTCGGCGCGCATCAACGAAACGCGCGCGCAGGTTCGGGACTGGGCGACGAGCGTATTCGAGAACTTCGATCTTCTGATCACCCCGACATTGCCCTACGATCCGCCACCGGCTCGCGGTCCATTTCCAACCGTAACCAATGGCCAGCCCCAGGATCCGATGGCCGCGGGTGGATTCACTCAGCCCTTCAATCTGGCCTGGCATCCCGCCGCAACCCTGCGCGCGGGTCTGTCGCGTGCGGACCTGCCCATCGGCATGCAGATCGTCGCTTCGCATCACCGCGACGATCTGGTTCTGGCGATTTCGAAAGTCTTCGAACGCGAGCGGCCGTGGAACGACATCTGGCCGGTCTGA
- a CDS encoding alpha-L-fucosidase, which produces MPSWFDDARFGMFIHWGHISQRGWELSWPLVGGSAALPLCQDVPAETYHESARSFSPRPQSPRTWLERARRAGMRYAVLTAKHHDGFALWHTRESDFSVEHSAYRGDIVREFVEAARELDIKLGLSFSLSDWHHADYPAFVDEHRPYSSGQKQRPSQAQWNRYLEFMFAQVRELLTLYGQLDLLWFDGQWERSSEEWEARELHDLIRSFQPGVLINERLPGYGDFSSVEPFSPREAPEGRWETRLPMNESWGYNRSDTHYKSSRTLVHALCETVSRGGNLLLNVSPMGSGELPEEQIERIDEIIPWMDAYADAIYGSEPGLEAWQFYGPTTRRGKIVYLHLLSRPYESVCVRGIHVNRVLRVRELRSGWQLKHFSRTSTRDRLSNDDPVGDLVIEVPERVLDPLATIIAVEFE; this is translated from the coding sequence ATGCCGAGTTGGTTCGATGATGCGCGCTTCGGAATGTTCATTCACTGGGGACATATCAGCCAGCGCGGCTGGGAGTTGTCGTGGCCACTCGTCGGCGGCTCAGCCGCGCTCCCACTCTGCCAGGATGTTCCGGCCGAGACCTACCACGAGAGCGCTCGGTCTTTTTCTCCGCGACCACAGAGTCCGCGCACCTGGCTCGAACGCGCCCGTCGAGCCGGCATGCGCTACGCAGTTCTCACGGCAAAACATCACGACGGTTTCGCGTTATGGCATACACGCGAATCAGACTTCTCGGTGGAACACAGTGCGTACCGCGGAGATATCGTACGCGAGTTCGTGGAAGCCGCTCGCGAACTAGATATCAAACTGGGGTTGAGTTTCTCGCTGAGTGACTGGCATCACGCCGACTACCCGGCTTTCGTCGACGAGCATCGCCCCTATTCGTCCGGACAGAAACAGCGGCCCTCACAAGCCCAGTGGAACCGCTATCTGGAGTTCATGTTCGCACAGGTGAGAGAACTGCTGACTCTGTACGGCCAGCTCGATCTCCTCTGGTTTGACGGTCAATGGGAGCGCAGCTCCGAAGAGTGGGAAGCTCGGGAACTGCACGATTTGATTCGCTCATTTCAGCCCGGCGTGCTGATCAACGAGCGTCTTCCCGGCTATGGAGATTTTTCCAGCGTCGAGCCGTTCTCTCCGCGCGAAGCGCCCGAAGGTCGCTGGGAAACCCGTCTGCCGATGAACGAAAGCTGGGGGTACAACCGGTCCGACACGCACTACAAGTCTTCCCGCACCCTGGTCCACGCCCTCTGCGAGACCGTGAGTCGCGGTGGAAATCTGCTGCTGAACGTGTCGCCGATGGGAAGTGGCGAGCTACCCGAAGAGCAGATCGAGCGGATCGACGAGATTATACCGTGGATGGATGCCTACGCAGACGCCATCTACGGCAGCGAACCCGGGCTCGAAGCCTGGCAGTTCTACGGGCCCACGACCCGCCGGGGCAAGATCGTCTACCTGCATCTATTGTCTCGACCTTACGAATCGGTATGCGTGCGCGGGATACACGTCAACCGCGTGTTGCGCGTGCGCGAACTGCGCAGCGGTTGGCAGCTCAAGCATTTCTCTCGAACCTCGACCCGGGATCGCCTGTCCAATGACGATCCAGTCGGCGATCTCGTCATCGAAGTTCCCGAACGGGTGCTCGATCCGCTGGCCACCATCATCGCCGTCGAATTCGAGTAG
- a CDS encoding amidase, with product MGRLDDYESYDALGLAELVAKKQVSPSDLLDTAVSRVEKLNPELNAVVIPMYTEARKSIEAGLPKGPFSGVPFLLKDLHAFYTGTRTTFGSRIFEDFVPDHDSELVTRYRKAGLVIFGKSASPEFGLTTSTESRIFGQTRNPWKITHTSGGSSGGASSAVAAGMLPAANASDGGGSIRIPASCCGLFGLKPSRGRNPFGPDAGEGWSGMSSVHAVTRSVRDSAALLDVISAPELGAPYCAPPQKRPYLKEAATEPRRLRIALITESFNGAETHADCKSAAENAARLCEELGHDVEAASLQIDSETLGTATRAIIASNLRASLDARAEELGRELREDDVETLTYAMAQSVDQTTGADYARSVRVIHAVGRQVSNFLVDYDLILTPTMATPPLELGRLSLSHPQIFEMIADLNKTVGYTSLFNASGHPAMSVPLAWNAENLPIGVQFAGRFGDEATLFQLAAQLETVQPWFERTPRA from the coding sequence ATGGGACGTCTGGACGACTACGAAAGCTACGATGCCCTGGGCCTGGCCGAACTGGTCGCGAAAAAGCAGGTTAGCCCCAGCGATCTTCTCGACACCGCGGTCAGTCGCGTGGAGAAGCTCAATCCCGAACTGAACGCCGTCGTCATCCCAATGTACACCGAAGCGCGCAAGTCCATCGAAGCGGGCCTGCCCAAGGGTCCGTTTTCGGGAGTCCCCTTCCTGCTCAAAGACCTGCACGCCTTCTACACGGGCACGCGCACCACCTTTGGATCTCGCATCTTCGAAGATTTCGTCCCGGATCACGACAGCGAACTGGTCACGCGCTATCGCAAGGCGGGCCTGGTCATCTTCGGCAAGAGCGCTTCGCCGGAATTCGGACTCACCACGTCGACCGAGTCACGCATCTTCGGCCAGACGCGCAATCCGTGGAAGATCACGCACACTTCCGGAGGTTCATCGGGCGGCGCCTCATCGGCCGTCGCAGCAGGCATGCTTCCCGCTGCGAATGCCAGCGACGGCGGTGGCTCGATCCGCATCCCCGCCTCCTGCTGCGGACTGTTCGGGCTCAAGCCGAGCCGGGGTCGCAACCCGTTCGGACCCGATGCAGGTGAAGGCTGGAGCGGAATGAGTTCGGTACACGCAGTCACTCGTTCGGTACGCGACAGCGCGGCCCTGCTCGATGTGATCAGCGCACCGGAACTGGGAGCTCCCTACTGCGCACCGCCGCAGAAACGACCTTATCTCAAAGAAGCCGCGACCGAACCCCGACGGCTGCGAATCGCGTTGATCACCGAGTCCTTCAACGGAGCCGAGACCCATGCCGACTGCAAGTCCGCAGCAGAGAACGCCGCGCGACTCTGCGAGGAACTCGGCCACGACGTGGAAGCCGCGAGCCTCCAGATCGATTCCGAAACGCTGGGCACCGCCACGCGAGCCATCATTGCTTCTAACCTGCGCGCATCCCTGGACGCGCGCGCCGAAGAGTTGGGGCGCGAACTCCGTGAGGATGACGTCGAGACACTGACCTACGCCATGGCCCAGAGCGTCGACCAGACGACCGGAGCCGACTACGCGCGAAGCGTGCGCGTGATCCACGCCGTAGGTCGACAGGTTTCGAATTTCCTGGTCGACTACGACCTGATCTTGACGCCCACCATGGCCACGCCGCCGCTGGAACTCGGGCGCCTGTCCCTGTCGCATCCGCAGATCTTCGAGATGATTGCCGATCTGAACAAGACCGTCGGCTACACTTCTCTATTCAACGCTTCGGGACACCCGGCAATGTCGGTTCCGCTGGCCTGGAATGCGGAGAACTTGCCGATCGGCGTCCAGTTCGCCGGACGCTTCGGCGACGAAGCCACACTCTTCCAGCTGGCGGCACAACTCGAAACGGTACAACCCTGGTTCGAGCGAACTCCTCGCGCATAA
- the modA gene encoding molybdate ABC transporter substrate-binding protein — MPELIERFRVSHGTGEWVATYGGSGTLRAQVEAGAPIDAIVFAGSEPVDLLIGSGALRAASRREVAQNSLVLVGPIESRGLRFESLAQLGSDQKLVIGLPDSAPVGSYARQALKELELWEDLQDRIVYAGHVAAVLAYVRRGEAAAGIVYRTDAQTADDVELLDTLPERARIATEIVAAVSSRARHPQRADAFVRFLGSAGASGILKRGGFEVTLDDGSGS, encoded by the coding sequence ATGCCCGAGCTCATCGAGCGCTTCCGGGTCTCGCACGGGACCGGAGAGTGGGTTGCCACCTACGGGGGCTCAGGAACCCTGCGAGCCCAGGTGGAGGCGGGGGCTCCGATCGATGCCATCGTTTTCGCCGGTTCCGAGCCGGTCGATCTGCTGATCGGTTCCGGCGCCTTGCGGGCCGCCTCGCGCCGGGAGGTCGCGCAGAACTCTCTCGTACTGGTCGGGCCCATCGAGTCCCGGGGGCTGCGCTTCGAGAGTCTGGCTCAGCTCGGATCCGACCAGAAGCTCGTGATCGGTCTGCCCGACTCCGCTCCCGTCGGATCCTACGCGCGCCAGGCCCTGAAAGAACTCGAACTCTGGGAGGATCTCCAGGATCGCATCGTCTACGCCGGACACGTTGCCGCCGTGCTGGCCTATGTGCGCAGAGGCGAAGCCGCTGCTGGAATCGTCTACCGCACCGACGCGCAGACAGCCGATGACGTCGAACTCCTCGACACCCTTCCGGAAAGAGCGCGCATAGCGACGGAAATCGTCGCGGCGGTGAGCAGTCGTGCGAGGCACCCCCAACGAGCGGATGCCTTCGTGCGCTTCCTCGGGTCTGCAGGCGCCTCCGGGATCCTGAAGCGCGGTGGTTTCGAGGTGACCCTCGACGACGGGTCAGGAAGTTAG
- the modB gene encoding molybdate ABC transporter permease subunit yields the protein MGSGDAFPILLSLRVATIALLVVVPFGLALARLQSRHYAGRRIVDAFVLLPLVLPPSVIGFFLVLLLGRNGVLGQWLDRFFDVQLVFTPAAAVIASAIVALPMLVKTAQPALEAVPAELEKVGRSLGLGPIELFMRVTLPSAWRGVLASVVLAFARANGEFGATLMFAGNIPGRTNTMPLEIFAAYETGATGRAALYVGVLTLISLVVVVAAARLNPGERG from the coding sequence GTGGGTTCCGGCGACGCATTTCCGATTCTGCTCTCGCTGCGCGTCGCCACGATTGCATTGCTCGTGGTGGTCCCGTTTGGACTCGCACTGGCACGTCTGCAATCCCGCCACTACGCCGGGCGGCGCATCGTCGATGCATTCGTGCTGCTCCCCCTGGTTCTGCCTCCGTCCGTAATCGGCTTCTTCCTCGTGCTCCTTCTGGGTCGAAACGGTGTTCTTGGCCAGTGGCTCGACCGATTCTTCGACGTGCAGCTCGTGTTCACACCCGCGGCGGCAGTTATCGCATCGGCGATCGTTGCATTGCCCATGCTGGTCAAGACGGCGCAGCCCGCCCTCGAAGCCGTTCCCGCGGAACTCGAGAAGGTCGGCCGCTCGCTGGGACTCGGGCCGATTGAACTTTTCATGCGCGTCACCTTGCCCAGCGCCTGGCGCGGTGTGCTCGCGTCCGTCGTACTCGCGTTTGCACGAGCCAACGGGGAGTTCGGTGCCACGCTCATGTTTGCCGGAAACATTCCCGGTCGCACCAATACGATGCCGCTCGAGATCTTCGCGGCCTACGAAACGGGAGCTACGGGACGTGCAGCTCTCTACGTGGGTGTGCTGACCCTGATCTCGCTGGTGGTTGTGGTCGCAGCGGCGCGCCTGAATCCGGGTGAGCGCGGATGA
- a CDS encoding ATP-binding cassette domain-containing protein yields the protein MKALDASLLIRVADERSEFAVESELSLDHGVLVMFGPSGAGKSLTLQGLAGLIPAESGFIRVGEETLFDSRAGVNLPAYRRRIGYVPQQDSLLPFCDVAMNIAFGLPRSERRRDNPKLEGLLQEFGLAKLARARPKSLSGGERKRVALARALAVEPRLLLLDEPFASIDQSGREQLYGILRETLREHATPAVIVTHDAREGASLGDHVVRFERGRTVATGSPAEMLPHGQPIRLSGRRRAAPQVLSDGRVRVELDSVTLEVSAALLDADEQEIELNLRDQAHSTSDGPEEE from the coding sequence ATGAAGGCCCTGGATGCCAGTCTGTTGATTCGTGTGGCAGACGAACGCTCCGAATTCGCAGTCGAGTCGGAGCTCTCGCTGGATCACGGTGTACTCGTGATGTTCGGTCCCTCGGGCGCGGGAAAGTCGTTGACGCTTCAGGGATTGGCCGGTTTGATTCCCGCCGAAAGCGGCTTCATCCGGGTCGGGGAGGAGACGCTCTTCGATTCCCGGGCTGGCGTGAATCTGCCTGCGTATCGGCGAAGAATCGGCTACGTGCCGCAACAGGATTCGCTCCTGCCTTTCTGTGACGTGGCCATGAACATCGCTTTCGGTCTTCCTCGGTCCGAGCGACGTCGGGACAATCCGAAGCTCGAAGGGTTGCTTCAGGAGTTCGGACTCGCGAAGCTGGCTCGCGCGCGCCCTAAGTCCCTCTCCGGGGGAGAGCGGAAACGCGTCGCACTCGCCCGAGCTCTCGCGGTCGAACCCCGTCTTCTCCTGCTCGACGAGCCCTTTGCCTCCATCGATCAATCGGGTCGGGAACAGCTGTACGGGATCTTGCGCGAAACACTCAGAGAACATGCAACCCCGGCCGTGATCGTCACCCACGATGCGCGGGAAGGCGCCAGCCTGGGCGATCACGTGGTGCGTTTCGAGCGCGGGCGCACCGTAGCAACGGGCTCGCCCGCGGAAATGCTCCCCCACGGCCAGCCCATTCGACTCTCCGGCCGGCGACGCGCGGCGCCCCAGGTGTTGAGCGACGGTCGCGTGCGCGTCGAACTGGATTCGGTGACGCTCGAAGTTTCCGCTGCGTTGCTGGATGCCGACGAGCAGGAGATCGAATTGAACCTTCGCGATCAAGCGCACTCCACGAGCGACGGACCGGAGGAGGAGTGA
- a CDS encoding (Fe-S)-binding protein: protein MACRRRLSLADTALFVTCLVDQLFPQVGEATVDLLEQSGCTVAFPSAQTCCGQPLFNTGYRAEAAPLARRFIEIFEDFERVVTPSGSCASMVRVFYTDLLRDEPEWARRAEALAARTFELTEFLDRTSFSSGANLEARVVYHPSCHLKRELGVDEAPRRLLRQVRGLELIGLDDGDRCCGFGGAFSVKLPELSSAILEEKLKALENCDAQFITAADTGCLMQLGGALSRRGSGVRAVHIAELLAGRVAL from the coding sequence ATGGCGTGCAGGAGGCGACTCTCCTTGGCCGATACCGCACTATTCGTAACCTGCCTGGTCGACCAGCTCTTTCCCCAGGTGGGCGAGGCGACGGTCGATCTTCTGGAACAGTCCGGATGTACGGTCGCTTTTCCCTCGGCGCAGACTTGTTGCGGACAACCTCTGTTCAATACGGGCTACCGCGCGGAGGCCGCGCCGCTGGCCAGGCGTTTCATCGAGATCTTCGAAGACTTCGAACGGGTTGTCACTCCTTCCGGTTCCTGTGCCAGCATGGTTCGCGTTTTCTACACGGACCTGTTGCGCGACGAACCCGAATGGGCACGGCGTGCCGAAGCACTGGCGGCCAGGACTTTCGAGTTGACTGAATTCCTGGATCGCACATCGTTTTCCTCGGGTGCGAACCTGGAGGCCAGGGTCGTCTACCACCCTTCCTGTCATCTGAAACGCGAACTCGGGGTCGATGAGGCCCCGCGACGTCTGCTTCGACAGGTGCGCGGGCTCGAACTGATTGGACTCGACGATGGGGATCGATGTTGCGGATTTGGAGGTGCGTTCAGCGTCAAGCTCCCGGAACTTTCCAGCGCGATCCTCGAAGAGAAGCTGAAGGCGCTCGAAAATTGTGATGCGCAGTTCATTACCGCTGCGGATACCGGCTGTCTGATGCAACTGGGCGGTGCACTGAGTCGCAGGGGCTCCGGAGTGCGTGCCGTGCACATTGCCGAACTGCTGGCGGGAAGAGTCGCGTTGTGA